From the Triticum urartu cultivar G1812 chromosome 4, Tu2.1, whole genome shotgun sequence genome, the window AAATGAGTAATTTAAGACAGACGAAATTCATGTAAACTGAACAATGTTTTTTAAAGTTTTGATATATTTACAATCAAAAGAAGCAAGTTTTGATATGTAAACTAAACCTAATAAAATTAAAATAAACCTAAACTAAACTAAGTGAAGTATGACCGGTGACCTTTTAGGCATGGCCTCCTAAACCGTTGGTACCTTCGCCATCGTCCCTTCCGTCAACATCGTTGTCCTTCCAACAACGGAAAGTCTTCGGATGTAGTTGTTCGGTTGCCTTCATCTGCCCCGCTGGGCAGCGTCCTTCTGGCGGTGACAGTTGACCCGTGGACACGCTCTTGACATTGCCATTGTCGGCGAGGGCACGGGACGCGCTTGGACTCCTTCATCCCCACTTTGAGGAGTTGATCACTCGTCCGGCGCCGACAGTGAGCGAACGTCTGCGCGGTGGTCCTGGGCCGATCCTCAGCCCAGGGCAACATGAGGTCCCGGCCATCGCGGACTTAGTCCGGCGTCATGTTGGACGCAGCAAATGCCGCTCTCGGCATGCCTGCTCAAATGCCGCCTCCAGCTACTATCATAGTGTGCAAGGAGGAAGCGTTGTCGCCACATCCAAGGTAGTAGAGGAGGTGGATGTGCACGTTGGCGATCGTCGGGTcgggcacctcctcctccttcaCCGGGCGGCCTGGCTTCCAGACAGTTGTTAGGGCGGTGATGGCGCCACCTCCTTCTCGTGCTAGAAATGACGTGTGGGGACGCCAGCTGGATGAAGTGGCCGGCCTAGCTGTGAGGCGAAAGGCTGGCTCCTCCTTGACGCGGGTCTGATTTGGACACCGCGGTTACGTATGCGGTGGCTCCTCCTTAACGCTGCATCCAATTTTGATGTCGCGGTTGTGCGGTGGCTAGTGCAACACCGGATCGCGGTCGCAGAGCGACAATACAAACAACAACTCTATTTTGCATCGCGAATTCGTCGTCTGTGTGCGTAGCCGAGGAGGGGCAACTGCTACTGCTCTTGTCATCGTCAAAGAGCACCACCTCCTCCTTGACCATCAAAGTGGTGGATGTCGACGGGCCGGAAACCATGGGCGATGGCGCCACAATCAAGAGCTCCCCGTAGATCCACCCACCGACGCCGATTACCAACTGTCGTACTTGCCCATCAATGCAACATGCAGATGAGAGAAGAGGAGTGGGGAGAAGGATAGGTGGCGGTGTGTGGAGGAGAGGAGATTGGGTTTGACGGCGAGCCCTAGCTGCTTTAAATAGTCGGGGCAGTCGGAAAGGTGTTGTAATGGCCGGAGTAGCCTTCTTGGTCCCCGTGTCCGCGTTGAGGCGGCGCAGTCAACCGTCCCATTTTCTTATCATAAAAAAATGTTATTTTTGTTTCTCATATTATGTTTTGACGATGGATTTGGAAAAACTATAATAACATGTATTCTTGTTACTATTACGGCATAAAAAAATTCAGATTTATTTGACATTTATAAAATGATTAAATTAAACGGGTGCGTTGGTAGCACCAGATGGCCCGGTACACCAGAAATTTTCCCTACCTTCGCGAGCCAGATGAGCAAATCCTATATGGCGCCTTAAACGCCGGTTGCAGGTCATTCTGCAAACCGGAACACACACCCCAACTTTTGGGTGGGCCTATTTACATCTTTTTTCCTGTTTAAACTTCTAAAAAGGCATAAAAAAGATTCAGATTTATTTGACATTTATAAAATGGTTAAATCAAACGGGTGCGCTGATAGCAGATGGCTCGGTACATCAGAAATTTTTCCTACCTTTACAAGCCAGATAAGCAAATCCTATATGGCGCCTTAAACGCCGGTTGTAGGTCATTTTGCAAACCGGCACACACACCCCAACTTTTGAGTGGGCCTATTTATGTTTTTTTTCCTGTTTAAACTTCTAAAAAGACATAAAAAAGATTCAGATTTATTTAACATTTATAAAATGGTTAAATCAAACGGCCGGTTGCAGGTCATTCTGCAAATCGGCACACACACCCCAACTTTTGGATGGGTCTATTTACGTTTTTTTCCGGTTTAAACTTCTAAAAAGATGCTTTTGCAAATCGGCACACACACCCCAACTTTTGGGTGGGCCTATTTATGTTTTTTTTTCCTGTTTAAACTTCTAAAAAGACATAAAAAAGATTCAGATTTATTTAACATTTATAAAATGGTTAAATCAAACGGCCGGTTGCAGGTCATTCTGCAAATCGGCACACACACCCCAACTTTTGGATGGGTCTATTTACGTTTTTTTCCGGTTTAAACTTCTAAAAAGATGCTTTTGCAAATCGGCACACACACCCCAACTTTTGGGTGGGCCTATTTATGTTTTTTTTTCCTGTTTAAACTTCTAAAAAGACATAAAAAAGATTCAGATTTATTTAACATTTATAAAATGGTTAAATCAAACGGCCGGTTGCAGGTCATTCTGCAAATCGGCACACACACCCCAACTTTTGGATGGGTCTATTTACGTTTTTTTCCGGTTTAAACTTCTAAAAAGATGCTTTTGCAAATCGGCACACACACCCCAACTTTTGGGTGGGCCTATTTATGTTTTTTTTTCCTGTTTAAACTTCTAAAAAGACATAAAAAAGATTCAGATTTATTTAACATTTATAAAATGGTTAAATCAAACGGCCGGTTGCAGGTCATTCTGCAAATCGGCACACACACCCCAACTTTTGGATGGGTCTATTTACGTTTTTTTCCGGTTTAAACTTCTAAAAGGATGCGTGAGTGCAAGCGACAGGGTTCGAAGTCGGGACCTCCTCGTTGCGAGGGAACTGCAATAACCACTAGGCCCGATACATACCTTTCTTCGTTTTCTACGTACAGGAAATGCCCCTCCTATGTTTTCTacatttttttttgttttttgctttcctgttcctcttttcttttcctaaatgcataaaaatttcaaacttcgatgattttttttcaaattggATGAACCTATTTTCATAAttaatgaactttttttcaattctagtgattttttttaaaaagaatGAACGACTTTGAAATTTGATGGTTATTTTTTCAACTTCGACGAAGTTTTTTCAAATTTTATGGTCTTTTCAAATTCTATTAACTTTTTCTTAATCGATTAACTTTTGTGAACTACTTCAAAGTTTGTGACTTTCTCTTTCAAATCTGTGGATATTTTTGAATTCCcggatttttttatttttttcctattttgtttccttttcttttctaaAAGAAAGTCAATAATTGACCTGTTAGCGCGATCGAGTGAACAGGGAAACCAGCTGGTCGCTGGTCTTATTCTTGGGCCAGCCCACGAGCGTGGGCGCCAAGACGCTTAACCATCGAAATCAttaattaaggagtactcgttgcaaagaacactcCACTTTCTCAAGCCGCGTCAAGTGACGCACATGTAGCGTGCCACTTGTCGCAATCGAggagtttttcctttttttcgtagatccgtttatttaaaatgttttatctcttaaactgtgcgtccaaatcttgaaccgttttcattattggattcctcgcgtcgagatattcaaaactagatcccatgttgataggttttgataAACTCTTTTTTATGAAAAAAAACCGGGCGAAAAAACCGAATCAGAAGCACGGCTTTTTTTCCCTTTCCTAAAGAGGCACGCCCGTACCTCTCGCaaaatcacaaccgtgcctctcgtgaaagcaaaaccgtgactctcatgtaaggaaaaaatagaaaacgcgtttttttcgtttccgagaggcacgaccgtgactctcgcgaaagcacaaccgtgcctctcacgaaagcaaaaccatgactctcgcgaaagaaaaaaaacagaaaacgcgtattttttttcctttccgagaggcatggccgtggctttcgcgtaagcacaaccgtgcctctcgcggaagcaaaaccgtgactctcacgaacgaaaaaaaacagaaaatgttgggtttcgtagtaatttcaaaaaaattcctacgcacacgcaagatcatggtgatgcatagcaacaagaggggagagtatgatctacgtacccttgtagatcgacaacgaaagcgtttggttgatgtagtcgtacgtctccacggcccgaccgatcaagcaccgaaactacggcacctccgagttctagcacacgttcagctcgatgacgatccccggactccgatccagcaaagtgtcggggaagagttctgtcagcacgacggcgtggtgacgatcttgatgtactaccgtcgcagggcttcgcctaagcaccgctacaatattatcaaggactatggtggaagggggcaccgcacacgggtaagaatatgatcacgtggatcaacttgtgtctctagggggtgcccctgcctccgtatataaaggttcaagggaggggggccggccggccaggagaggcgcgccaggaggagggagtaggactcccccccctttcctagttggaataggattcgtggagggggggggggaagaggagagagaggaggaaggggggccggccccctctccttgtccaattcggaccaagggggggaggggcgcgcggcccatctctggtcacctctcctctcttccactaaggcccactaaggcccatatacctcccgggggttccggtaacctcccggtactccggtaaaatcccgatttcacccggaacacttccgatatccaaacataggcttccaatatatcaatctttatgtctcgaccatttcgagactcctcgtcatgtccgtgatcacatccgggactccgaacaaccttcggtacatcaaaatgcataaactcataatataactgtcatcctaatcttaagcgtgcggaccctacggattcgagaacaatgtagacatgactgagacacgtctccggtcaataaccaatagcggaacctggatgctcatattggctcctacatattctacgaagatcttttatcggtcagaccgcataacaacatacgttgttccctttgtcatcggtatgttacttgcccgagattcgatcgtcggtatcccatacctagttcaatctcgttaccggcaagtctctttactcgttctgtaatacatcatcccgcaactaactcattagttgcaatgcttgcaaggttttaatgatgtgcattaccgagagggcccagagatacctctccgacaatcggagtgacaaatcctaatctcgaaatacgccaacccaacatgtacctttggagacacctgtagagctcctttataatcacccagttacgttgtgacgtttggtagcacataaagtgttcctccggcaaacgggagttgcataatctcatagtaatagaaacatgtataagtcatgaagaaagcaatagcaacatactaaacgatcgggtgctaagctaatggaatgggtcatgtcaattagatcattcaactaatgatgtgatcctgttaatcaaatgacaactctttgtccatggttagaaaacataaccatctttgattaacaagctagtctagtagaggcatactagtgacactctgtttatctatgtattcacacatgtattatgtttccggttaatacaattctagcatgaataataaacatttatcatgatataaggaaataaataataactttattattgcctctagggcatatttccttcagaaaacgcgttttgtttttccctttccgagaggcacgaccgtgactctcgcgaaagcacaaccgtgtctctcgcgaaagcaaaaccgtaattctcgcgaaagaaaaaaaaacagaaaatgcgtttttttcgtttccgagaggcacggccgtgactctcgctaaagtACAACCGTGCCTTTCGCGGAAAAAAAACCCGTGACTttcacgaaagaaaaaaaagaaaacgtgttttttcatgaaaaaaaatcaaaaattctttttgaatcgaaaagctaagaaagaTCGGGAAAAAACCAAAGCGTCGAAAAGAACCAAAAAAAAtcgtttaaaaagccgaaaacgcgtgtggaaaaataaaaataataaaatccGAAGGGAAcgtccagagcgcgacacgtggcgaatggctgagagcgcgccaagtggcgctgatcgttgcgaggctcccgaaggagcggTCGTTAACTAGATGCTCCCAGGGAACCTTGCTGAAGAGGAGGGCAAGATGGGCCGACCCAGGTGCGCAGGAGGCCACGTCATGTTTTTTTTACATTTCAcgtcttttgttttttgtttttttatttctCCCAATACAACGCACGGACTTTTTTGCTAGTATTGCTAGAACTAAACAACCCTGTAGACTGATTTTAGCATATGTGTACGACACATCACCATTCCTTGGCATCTTGACAACCCTGCTCGCCGCCTTCACCTTGAGCAGCTCTTCTTTCAGACAAAAGCCTGAACTGCTCTTCTTGTATTTGGACAAAATGCACGGTCAGACTGAACTGCTCTTCTTGATTTCCCTAGCTGCAACAAATCAAAAAATATTTGAGACAAAAGCACGACTTTAAACTTTCAAATAGAGGATCAGAGTTtagtacttcctccgtcccaaaagtataaagttagtacaaagtcgAGTCATTTATTTTGAGACGAAGGGAGTATGTAGGTAGAAGATACCACAGTTTTGATATACTACAGTATTTTGAAGTATTGGAAATACTTTGAGTTGTTTGGCTAGTGTTGTACTCCTTGTATTGGAAATACGTTGGTATATACCAACGTATGTAATAGCTAGCTAGCGTTTTCTCCTTAGCTCCCAGCAGTTGCAGACCCAACGGCCATGCAAAAAGGCCACCCACATGCACAAAGTCCACTGTCAAACTATCAACGACGACGCCCAAAATTAGGCCTGCAGCTTACAAAAATGAGGAACACCGTACACTACACTAGTCACCAACTCCTTGCTCTCAGTTACAGCAAGGTGACTCGACTTGCTGTCGGCTGGCCGGCACTGTAGCAGTCGCACAAAGAGAAGTAAGAGCGGCGGTGATTGCAATCTTGATCAGGCGACAGGAGTCTTCCTCTGCAAGCAAGGTCTGCTGGCTTCATGCCACGGGCCTCCTTAAGAAGAGAAGGCAGCAGATAATAGCCGAGCATAGTCGTTGTTTTTTTCATGGGCGTCTCTTTGTTGTCCATGGTAACCGACGGAGATGATTTTCAGCAACGAGAGAGCGTCGGCGGCTTGGGAGTGAATGAGGAGTCGAGGACGAAGCAACAGGCTCGTTTTCTTCCCCTGCTCTGTTTTGAAAAAAGAGGTTCAACGTTCTTTTTATTTGACAGAGAAAATACTGCATTTTGAGAAATACTGTGGTATAAATACCATAGTTTCTTAGACCAAACGCTTAAAGTAATTAAAACCATAGTATTTAAAGAAACTATAGTATTCTCAAAATACTTAAAAAATGCAGAGCTATCAAATGGGCCTAAACTGCTCTTCTTTCAGACAACCTGCACGACAACTGCTgtgatttattattattattttggtTAACAGAGCACAATGGCTAGCGCGGAATTCACCATGCCATCTCGATGGTACAATTCGGCGACACGGCGGACGAGAGTTAATTGCACAAAATCACCACATTTAAGGCATCGTTTGCAGAAAACCACAAGGTCACtaattttttgcaaaaaaacccGCACATTTAGTAaatttttttgcaaaaaacacTGATCAAGTAATTTAAGTCGTTTAATCACTTTCTTACAAGTGAGACCGGATTGTTGGGAGCTGACTGGGCGTGGACGTGAACGGGAGCAACAAGTGGTGGGCGTAGTTGCTAGGGTGGTTGCGGAGATGGCCGGCTGCTGGTCCTCGTCGGCCGATGTGCCCACCCGTTGTTGGGCGCGAGGAAGGAGCTGTTGTAGGGGGAGGGGTTGTTTGCTTTTATTTTTTTAGATCTAAGGGGGTTTATATGAATGTTTTGTCAAGTCGGCTTCCGGTAATCCGGCTCCATTTATGCTTTTTGCAAAAAGTTTATTGAATGCGCGGCGTTTTTTTTAAAATATGACCTCATAGTTTTGTATAAACGATGTTTCACATGTGATGGTTTTGTGTAATTAACTCGGGCGAACGAAGACCGAGAGCTCGCGCCACCGGCGACAATGTCCAAGATATCGCCGCGCCGCCAGCTGACGACTAAGTGATTGACCCGCCGCTGCTGATTGCCAACAGCTCAGTTTCCGTCGAGCGGGAGACGCCGCCGACGAGGAGAGCCTGCTGTGGTGGTGGTGGCTCACCGCGTATATCCTCGCCAGGCCGTCACAGAGGGGCTCAACCAGGTCGTCCGTAGCATGTGCAGCATTATTTCGTGGGTTGGCCCACGGGGGGTGGTGTCTGCAGCCGCCTCGTCGGCTCGTCGCCGTCAAGACTCTTCCGCGCACCCGCCACGCACGTGCCGCCGGCCATCCTATATAACCCTCGTCGCCGTCACGACTCTTCCGCCGCGCACCCGCCACTCACTCAGCCATCAGCCTGCACCCATCCATGCCCATCGCGGCAGCGATGGCGGGCCAGAAGCAGCCCGCCCTCCCCTTGGTCCTGCGGCCGCTGCTCCTCCACGGCGTCGGCGCCGGGGCCCACCTCCTGCTCGCGCTCGCCGTCGCGGCCCGGCTCCTCTTCGCCTCCGGCCGCCGCGGCAAGGACACGGCCGCCCCGGCCCCGGGGAGAGGCAGTGGCATCCGGTTCCGGTGGGGCCAGGTCGCGGTGCGCGCCACGTGGGCGCTGGCGGCGTCCGAGCTCTTCCTCGCCGCCTACTCGGTCGTCTCGTGGTACCTCGAcaacagcggcggcggcggggccgaGGTCACGGACGCCGCGGCGCGCGCGGTGGCGTGGCTGCTGCTCGCGGCGTACCTGCAGCTCGAGTaccgcggccgcggggaggagcgGTTCCCCGCGCCGCTCAGGCTCTGGTGGGCGCTCTTCCTTCTCCTCTCTgtcctcgccgtcgccgtccaCGCCGCGACCAGCCTCTGCTACGGGCTTCCCGTGCCCGCGCTTCCGTGGGCGCGCGACGCCGTTGAGGTCATCGCGGCCGTGGCGCTACTCGTCGCCGGGTTCTCGGCCAAgagggcggcgacgacgacgggcggcTCTGCTTCCGAGGAGCCTCTGCTCAACGGCGCGAGCGACGACGACACCGTCGATGCTTCCCTCTTCACGAGCGCCGGCTTCCTCAGCGTCCTCACCTTCTCCTGGATGAGCCCCCTGTTCGCAGTCGGCCACAGGAAGACCCTCGGCCTCGACGACGTCCCGGACCTCGATCACGGCGACAGCGTGGCGGGCCTGCTCCCCTCGTTCAAGACGAACCTGGAGGCGCTCGCCGGCGACGGCTCTGGCTCTGGCCCGAAGTTCACCGCGTTCAAGCTCACCAGGGCCCTTGTGCGCACCGTGTGGTGGCACATCGCGGTGACCGCGCTCTACGCGCTCATCTACAACTTGGCCACCTACGTTGGCCCATACCTCATAGACTCCCTGGTGCAGTACCTCAACGGCGACGAGAGGTACGCCGGCAAGGGGAAGCTCCTTGTTGTCACATTCATCGTAGCCAAGGTGTTTGAGTGTTTGTCACAACGGCACTGGTTCTTCCGGCTACAGCAAGCCGGGATACGTACTCGGTCCGCGCTCGTCTCCGTCGTGTACCAGAAAGGGCTCTCTCTGTCCAGCAGCTCGAGACAGAGCTGCACGAGCGGGGAGATGATCAACATCATCAGCGTGGATGCCGACCGAGTCGGGCTCTTCTCATGGTACATGCACGATCCCTGGCTGGTACCTCTCCAAGTAGGCCTGGCATTGTTCATCTTGTACTCCACCCTCGGGGTAGCCTCGCTTGCAGCGCTCGGTGCCACCATCGCGGTCATGCTTGCAAATGTGCCTCCGATGAAAATGCAGGAGAAGTTCCAGCAGAAGCTGATGGACTGCAAGGATGTGCGGATGAAGGTGACATCTGAGATCCTGCGTAACATGAGGATTCTCAAACTGCAGGGGTGGGAGATGAAGTTCTTGTCCAAGATCAATGACCTCAGGACGACAGAGACAAGCTGGCTCAAGAAGTACCTTTACACATGGACCGCGGCCACCTTCGTGTTCTGGGGTGCCCCGACCTTCGTCGCTGTGGCAACCTTTGGAGCTTGCATGCTCTTAGGGATACCATTGGAGTCAGGGAAGGTGCTGTCTGCATTGGCCACGTTCCGGGTGCTTCAAGAACCAATATACAACCTTCCTGACACAATCTCGATGATGATCCAGACCAAGGTGTCTCTTGACAGGATAGCATCTTTCCTATGCCTTGAGGAGTTTCCGACGGATGCTGTGGAGAGGCTACCAAGTGGTAGCTCCAATGTTGCAATTGAGGTCAGCAATGGGTGCTTCTCCTGGGACGGCTCACCTGAGCTGCCAACGCTGAAGGACCTGAATTTTCAAGCTCGGCAAGGCATGCATGTTGCAGTCTGTGGGACGGTCGGCTCTGGGAAATCAAGCTTGCTCTCTTGCATTCTTGGTGAGGTGCCAAAGCTATCAGGGGAGGTCAAGACTTGCGGGACAATGGCGTATGTCAGCCAGACGGCATGGATACAGAGTGGCAAAATTCAGGACAACATACTGTTCGGCAAGGAGATGGACAGTGAGAAGTATGACAGTGTCCTTGAGTGGTGTTCTCTGAAGAAAGATTTGGAGATCTTGCCATTCGGCGACAAGACAGTCATTGGAGAGCGAGGCATTAATCTTAGTGGCGGGCAGAAGCAAAGGATTCAGATAGCCCGAGCTTTGTATCAGGATGCCGACATCTATTTGTTCGATGATCCGTTCAGCGCAGTCGATGCTCATACAGGATCCCACCTTTTTAAGGTATAATACATGCTTTTCTTTTTTTGTTCAATAGGAGTTTTGAGAACACCTTTCTTAAGGTTTCTTCCATTTGCAGGAATGCTTGCTTGGGGCTTTGGCTTCAAAAACAGTGGTTTATGTCACTCACCAGATTGAGTTCCTGCCTGCAGCTGATCTTATTCTGGTGAGAATTTCATTGGCAAATGTTTCATGTAAATTTTATTGCCATAAATTGTTCGGCTGTCTTTATAAGGTAATTTTAATGTAGGTAATGAAAGGCGGGAGAATAGCACAAGCAGGCAAATACAACGATATACTTGGTTCAGAGGAGGAGCTAATGGAACTGGTTGGTGCTCACCAGCATGCTCTCACAGCATTGGATGTGATTGATGTTGCTAATGGAGGCAGTGAGAAATTATCTTCAAGCCTATCCAGGTCATTGTCATCAGCTGAAGAGAAAGATAAACAAAATGGCAAAGAAGACGGTGACAAGGTTCAAAGTGGGCAGCTGGTgcaggaagaagaaagggaaaaAGGCAGGGTGGGGTTCTGGGTATACTGGAAGTACCTCACATTGGCTTACGGCGGAGCTCTGGTACCATTCGTGTTGATAGCACAGCTACTTTTCCAAGTACTTCAGATTGCTAGCAATTACTGGATGGCTTGGGCTTCTCCTGTATCAGAAGACGCCGAGCCTCCGGTGAGCACGTCGACACTGATCTACGTTTTTGTGGCATTGGCTGTTGCAAGTTCCCTGTGCATCCTCGTAAGGGCATTGTTTGTTGTCACAGCTGCATACAAAACAGCAACTCTGTTgttcaacaagatgcacatggcCATATTCAGAGCTCCTATGTCTTTCTTCGATTCCACTCCAAGTGGGCGCATCTTGAATAGAGTAAGTCATTTGCATCTCCTCAAATTTCCTGGGAAGTTTGATTTGTTTAC encodes:
- the LOC125552546 gene encoding ABC transporter C family member 3-like, whose product is MPIAAAMAGQKQPALPLVLRPLLLHGVGAGAHLLLALAVAARLLFASGRRGKDTAAPAPGRGSGIRFRWGQVAVRATWALAASELFLAAYSVVSWYLDNSGGGGAEVTDAAARAVAWLLLAAYLQLEYRGRGEERFPAPLRLWWALFLLLSVLAVAVHAATSLCYGLPVPALPWARDAVEVIAAVALLVAGFSAKRAATTTGGSASEEPLLNGASDDDTVDASLFTSAGFLSVLTFSWMSPLFAVGHRKTLGLDDVPDLDHGDSVAGLLPSFKTNLEALAGDGSGSGPKFTAFKLTRALVRTVWWHIAVTALYALIYNLATYVGPYLIDSLVQYLNGDERYAGKGKLLVVTFIVAKVFECLSQRHWFFRLQQAGIRTRSALVSVVYQKGLSLSSSSRQSCTSGEMINIISVDADRVGLFSWYMHDPWLVPLQVGLALFILYSTLGVASLAALGATIAVMLANVPPMKMQEKFQQKLMDCKDVRMKVTSEILRNMRILKLQGWEMKFLSKINDLRTTETSWLKKYLYTWTAATFVFWGAPTFVAVATFGACMLLGIPLESGKVLSALATFRVLQEPIYNLPDTISMMIQTKVSLDRIASFLCLEEFPTDAVERLPSGSSNVAIEVSNGCFSWDGSPELPTLKDLNFQARQGMHVAVCGTVGSGKSSLLSCILGEVPKLSGEVKTCGTMAYVSQTAWIQSGKIQDNILFGKEMDSEKYDSVLEWCSLKKDLEILPFGDKTVIGERGINLSGGQKQRIQIARALYQDADIYLFDDPFSAVDAHTGSHLFKECLLGALASKTVVYVTHQIEFLPAADLILVMKGGRIAQAGKYNDILGSEEELMELVGAHQHALTALDVIDVANGGSEKLSSSLSRSLSSAEEKDKQNGKEDGDKVQSGQLVQEEEREKGRVGFWVYWKYLTLAYGGALVPFVLIAQLLFQVLQIASNYWMAWASPVSEDAEPPVSTSTLIYVFVALAVASSLCILVRALFVVTAAYKTATLLFNKMHMAIFRAPMSFFDSTPSGRILNRASTDQSEVDTYIANQMGYVAFSIIQLAGIIVVMSQVAWQVFVVFVPVIIIFLCYQRYYIETARELQRLVGVCKAPIIQHFSESISGSTTIRSFGKENQFVLTNSHLIDADSRPKFYNAAAMEWLCFRLDTLSSFTFAFALIFLISLPTGIIDPGIAGLAVTYGLNLNMLQAWVVRSMCNLENKIVSVERILQYISIPEEPPLSTSGDKLPHNWPSEGEIQLRNLHVRYAPQLPFVLKGLSVTFPGGMKTGIVGRTGSGKSTLIQVLFRIVEPTVGQILVDGVDICTIGLHDLRSRLSIIPQDPTMFEGTVRSNLDPLNEYNDDQIWEALDNCQLGDEVRKKELKLDSPVIENGENWSVGQRQLVCLGRVILKRTKILVLDEATASVDTATDNMIQRTLRENFSEATVITIAHRITSVLDSDMVLLLDDGVAVERDTPAKLLEDKSSLFSKLVAEYTMRATHT